A genomic region of Trypanosoma brucei brucei TREU927 chromosome 3, complete sequence contains the following coding sequences:
- a CDS encoding DNA repair protein, putative, with the protein MASVNAPTTLTSELFHALPCLRENPTDSVLTAALLQYCQDEDLVSAADLLLRLMVDQPHVQRRMTRSVENTHRHVPLPQPGDLQNFTDKVLEALCDRHVSQLSENSGAAGRSVRARGSGFSSVSVSVSDMLATAAAWGNDSVKLEGLAPLQPTNRKVHFFPTGCSLVDRLLAGTPSNATGGALEGGFCAGLLTEVHGEAGSGKTQLVLQCLFQCVARQQCALYAVNHLPELLISSGDGVGDNTFIDSLRGFATEKVAALYIVSEGVPASRLGPLATGALHRAKAMVLSAASRQPSIDVELLKARLDEFVTERTVVAGVGIRPVDGVGALLRLLSDGTLSSAFSSLGNTGVVVVDSIADVVAGGSSGEEMNRWEISTTVASVGSLLKSFAVKEGAAVVVTNQVRTSLSVSGEGMIRRHTPVPALGMQWAVAPHVRVNLRRPQNTANASRRQFTIICGPAHQPAYCSYLICNEGICNDE; encoded by the coding sequence ATGGCTAGCGTGAATGCTCCCACAACTCTCACCAGTGAGCTCTTCCATGCGCTTCCATGCCTGCGGGAGAATCCAACCGATAGTGTGCTCACCGCCGCACTGCTGCAATATTGTCAGGATGAAGATCTGGTATCCGCTGCAGATTTACTACTGCGGTTGATGGTGGATCAACCTCATGTGCAGCGGCGTATGACACGTTCTGTCGAGAATACACATCGACATGTGCCGTTGCCTCAACCTGGAGATTTGCAGAACTTCACAGATAAGGTGCTAGAAGCGCTATGCGATCGACATGTGTCACAACTATCTGAAAACTCAGGTGCTGCTGGGAGGAGTGTGAGGGCTCGCGGTAGCGGTTTTTCTTCGGTATCAGTGAGTGTGTCGGACATGCTGGCAACTGCAGCTGCATGGGGAAATGATTCCGTGAAATTGGAGGGGCTGGCACCTTTGCAGCCAACTAACCGGAAAGTTCACTTCTTCCCAACAGGCTGCTCACTGGTGGACCGCCTGCTCGCAGGAACCCCGTCAAATGCCACGGGTGGTGCTCTTGAAGGCGGGTTTTGCGCTGGACTTCTCACGGAGGTGCATGGTGAAGCAGGAAGCGGAAAGACACAACTTGTATTACAGTGCTTATTCCAATGCGTTGCTAGGCAACAGTGTGCTCTGTATGCTGTGAATCACTTACCCGAGCTGTTGATCAGCTCAGGCGATGGTGTTGGTGACAACACGTTTATTGATAGTTTGCGTGGCTTTGCAACTGAAAAGGTGGCGGCTCTTTATATTGTGTCTGAGGGCGTTCCTGCCAGCCGACTTGGGCCACTCGCAACAGGGGCGCTTCATAGAGCAAAAGCGATGGTCCTTTCCGCGGCTTCCCGTCAACCGTCTATTGACGTGGAGCTTTTGAAGGCTCGTCTTGATGAATTCGTGACGGAACGAACTGTCGTTGCCGGTGTGGGGATTCGACCAGTTGATGGAGTTGGGGCGTTGTTACGACTGCTATCGGATGGTACGCTGTCTAGTGCCTTCTCATCTTTAGGCAATACTGGGGTGGTGGTTGTAGATTCCATTGCAGATGTAGTGGCTGGTGGATCTTCGGGCGAGGAGATGAACCGTTGGGAAATTTCCACTACCGTAGCATCTGTGGGGAGTTTGTTGAAGTCATTCGCAGTTAAGGAAGGGGCTGCCGTGGTAGTAACGAATCAAGTTCGCACGTCGCTATCTGTTTCCGGTGAGGGGATGATACGCCGCCACACACCAGTACCCGCGTTGGGGATGCAATGGGCCGTTGCTCCTCATGTCCGTGTAAATCTGCGGCGACCGCAAAATACGGCAAACGCATCGCGTCGGCAATTCACGATAATATGCGGCCCTGCTCACCAACCCGCATATTGCTCTTATTTGATTTGTAACGAAGGTATATGCAACGACGAATGA